A stretch of the Chitiniphilus purpureus genome encodes the following:
- the cysW gene encoding sulfate ABC transporter permease subunit CysW, whose translation MAVIANASQRSIVVTESRPVRYLLTGIALTFIALFLVVPLISVFAEALKQGWGLYLAALTEPDALSAIKLTLITALIAVPLNLVFGVAAAWSIAKFEFRGKSFLITLIDLPFSVSPVVAGLIYVLLFGAQGWWGPWLMENDIKIIFAVPGIVLATVFVTFPFVARELIPLMQAQGTEEEQAALVLGATGWQTFWRVTLPNIKWGLLYGVILANARAMGEFGAVSVVSGHIRGMTNTIPLHVEILYNEYNFVAAFACASLLALLALVTLAAKSYVEWRSARLAREDQRNALSDE comes from the coding sequence ATGGCCGTCATCGCCAACGCAAGCCAGCGCTCCATCGTCGTCACCGAGTCGCGCCCGGTGCGCTACCTGCTGACCGGGATCGCGCTCACCTTCATCGCGCTGTTCCTGGTCGTGCCGCTGATCTCGGTGTTCGCCGAGGCGCTCAAGCAGGGCTGGGGGTTGTATCTGGCCGCGCTCACCGAGCCTGATGCGCTGTCGGCGATCAAGCTCACGTTGATCACCGCGCTGATCGCGGTGCCACTCAATCTGGTGTTCGGCGTGGCCGCCGCCTGGTCCATCGCCAAGTTCGAATTCCGCGGCAAGAGCTTCCTGATCACGCTGATCGATCTGCCGTTCTCGGTCTCGCCGGTGGTCGCCGGGCTGATCTACGTGCTGCTGTTCGGCGCGCAGGGCTGGTGGGGGCCGTGGTTGATGGAAAACGACATCAAGATCATCTTCGCCGTGCCCGGCATCGTGCTGGCCACCGTGTTCGTCACCTTCCCGTTCGTCGCGCGCGAGCTGATCCCGCTGATGCAGGCGCAAGGCACCGAGGAGGAGCAGGCGGCGCTGGTGCTGGGGGCCACCGGTTGGCAGACCTTCTGGCGCGTCACGCTGCCCAACATCAAATGGGGCCTGCTGTACGGCGTGATCCTGGCCAATGCCCGCGCCATGGGCGAATTCGGCGCGGTGTCGGTGGTGTCCGGCCATATCCGGGGCATGACCAACACCATCCCGCTGCATGTCGAGATTCTCTACAACGAATACAACTTCGTCGCCGCGTTTGCCTGCGCCTCGCTGCTGGCCTTGCTGGCGCTGGTGACACTGGCGGCCAAGAGCTACGTGGAATGGCGCAGCGCCAGGCTCGCCCGCGAGGACCAGCGCAACGCGCTGAGCGATGAATAA